From one Gossypium hirsutum isolate 1008001.06 chromosome D08, Gossypium_hirsutum_v2.1, whole genome shotgun sequence genomic stretch:
- the LOC121220175 gene encoding F-box protein CPR1-like, with translation MDVAGDVWIMKEYGVKESWVKLMSSTQLDFLPGSPFVVPLAFSKNGNKVLFHKKELGGNWERDSLVWYDLGSKRVEKVGIEDLPLDYDVYLYVESLVPLNDRCPRARDKILGLFSRLELVPKYGPKKLYKPGRKKNYYARAWHDPAYIFE, from the exons ATGGATGTTGCGGGTGATGTATGGATAATGAAGGAATATGGGGTTAAAGAATCTTGGGTTAAATTGATGTCGTCTACCCAACTTGACTTTCTTCCAGGTTCTCCATTTGTAGTACCTTTGGCTTTTTCAAAGAATGGTAACAAAGTATTATTCCACAAGAAAGAGTTAGGGGGTAACTGGGAGAGGGACAGTCTTGTGTGGTATGATTTGGGAAGCAAAAGGGTTGAGAAGGTTGGGATTGAAGATCTTCCACTTGACTATGATGTGTACTTGTATGTTGAGAGCCTTGTCCCTCTTAATGACAGGTGCCCCAGAg CTcgagacaaaattttaggcctgttTTCTAGGCTCGAGCTTgtcccgaaatatgggcctaaaaaattatataagcCCGGCCGGAAAAAGAATTACTATGCCCGAGCCTGGCATGACCCGGCCTATATATTTGAATGA
- the LOC107926163 gene encoding F-box protein CPR1 produces the protein MATLSHDMIIEILGCLSVKDLLRFKCVSKLWCSWIEDPYFINLHLSYSLKTNTNHSLILRHSKFQFLSVNYDSPKTTRRLEQPFGEQKKPIQIMGSCNGLLAVEYDYNRIFLWNLSTRKYQVLPSTKIDFSSPSICYGRSIYYGFGYDLVSDDYKLVRMVQLLGENDEYFHSEAKVYSLRSNCWRRIKDFCFHLIFYRELGFLANNVLHWMVSRTPESSNRNLVGFDLRSEEFRVVELPDFCLDENFYFDVKAMGGYLCLTATHRELNDVVVDVWIMKE, from the coding sequence ATGGCTACCCTCTCGCATGATATGATCATTGAAATACTAGGTTGTTTAAGTGTAAAAGATCTTCTACGCTTCAAGTGCGTTTCAAAGCTCTGGTGTTCTTGGATCGAGGATCCATATTTCATCAACCTCCATCTCTCGTATTCCCTCAAAACCAATACCAATCACTCCCTTATCCTCCGTCACAGTAAGTTCCAGTTCTTGTCCGTCAACTACGACTCACCCAAAACAACTCGAAGACTCGAGCAGCCATTCGGTGAACAAAAAAAACCCATTCAAATAATGGGTTCTTGCAATGGTTTGCTGGCTGTAGAATATGACTACAATAGAATATTTTTATGGAACCTTTCAACGAGAAAATACCAGGTATTACCTTCCACTAAAATAGACTTTTCATCTCCATCGATTTGCTATGGCCGTTCAATTTATTACGGATTTGGGTACGATCTCGTTTCTGATGACTACAAATTGGTTCGAATGGTCCAATTACTTGGAGAAAATGATGAATATTTTCATTCTGAAGCTAAGGTTTACAGCTTGAGGAGCAACTGTTGGAGAAGGATTAAGGATTTCTGCTTTCATCTTATTTTCTATCGAGAATTAGGGTTTTTGGCTAACAATGTTTTACATTGGATGGTTTCTAGAACTCCCGAATCGAGTAATAGAAACCTTGTTGGTTTTGATCTTCGGAGCGAGGAATTCCGTGTAGTTGAATTGCCGGATTTTTGTTTAGATGAGAATTTCTATTTCGACGTAAAAGCCATGGGAGGTTACCTTTGTTTGACTGCAACTCACAGGGAATTGAATGATGTTGTGGTTGATGTATGGATAATGAAGGAATAA